The Clostridium sp. AWRP genome has a window encoding:
- a CDS encoding ABC transporter substrate-binding protein, with product MTRKKFCISCILLSFIFIVTIFTGCGGKKDSKALVTVKLNEVARSVFYAPMYVAINKGMFKDQGINIDLTTGQGAEAAISKTQEDAICEITSS from the coding sequence ATGACTAGAAAGAAGTTTTGCATAAGTTGTATTTTACTCTCATTTATATTTATAGTTACTATTTTTACAGGATGCGGTGGTAAGAAAGATAGCAAGGCATTAGTTACAGTAAAATTGAATGAGGTAGCAAGATCTGTATTTTATGCGCCTATGTATGTGGCAATAAATAAGGGAATGTTTAAAGATCAGGGGATAAATATAGATCTAACAACAGGTCAAGGTGCAGAAGCTGCCATATCAAAAACACAAGAAGACGCAATCTGTGAAATTACGTCTTCTTAA
- a CDS encoding 2-hydroxyacyl-CoA dehydratase — MKNLFHVGLDVGSTTVKIVISDIKDSIVYHKYQRHFSDIKSTIAKVIKDAYEKLKDSNITVMVTGSGGLSVSKWLDIPFIQEVVACTNTIEQFIPETDVAIELGGEDAKITFFDGGIDQRMNGTCAGGTGAFIDQMASLLQTDAQGLNELAKNYKVIYPIAARCGVFAKTDIQPLLNEGAAKEDIAVSVFQSVVNQTISGLACGKVIKGNVAFLGGPLYFLSELRKRFIETLKLTDSQVIFPENPQLFVALGAAISSKNGKVISAENLVDRLPNLSNSLADEIQTIRPLFKDENELNEFKKRHSTSVVKRAELNTFRGNCYLGIDAGSTTTKAALIDEEGNLLYSFYKGNEGSPLKSSVRILKDLYKKMPEGAHIVSSAVTGYGENLIKAALHIDVGEVETIAHYKAAEFFQPGVDFILDIGGQDMKCLKVKDKVIDSVILNEACSSGCGSFLETFAKSLNMSVEDFAKAAETSQKPVDLGSRCTVFMNSRVKQAQKEGASVGDISAGLSYSIIKNALFKVIKMRNSKEFGEKVIVQGGTFYNDAVLRAFEIISDREVVRPDIAGLMGAFGSAIIAKERHQAGCESTLLSENELGNFTSEVSMRRCGKCANNCLLTINKFSDGKEFISGNRCERGAGLERKSQDVPDIFAYKYKRIFNYIPLKKSEAKRGIVGIPRVLNLYENYPFWFTFFTELGFRVEISSRSSKRIYELGIETIPSESVCYPGKMVHGHIMDLINKGVNFIFYPCIPYEKKEQEKADNNYNCPIVTSYPEVIKNNMDILKEKDINFKNPFLSLNNEPKLADRLGEELKEFNIPQKEISSAVAKAFEESRKVKNDIRSKGEEVIKYLKDTGKKGIVLAGRPYHIDPEINHGIPNIITSYGMAVLTEDSVAHLGVVERPLRVVDQWVYHSRLYAAASFVAKQNNIELVQLNSFGCGLDAVTTDQTQEILNKYGKIYTVLKIDEGSNLGAVKIRMRSLKAAIEERDKSGFRPHKVGTDYKKVLFTEEMRKKHTILCPQMSPIHFQFLQEAFRASGYNLEVLPSVDKKAVDEGLKYVNNDACYPSIIVVGQMIEALKSGKYDLNNTSLIISQTGGGCRATNYIGFLRKALREAGMENIPVISLNTVGLEKNPGFKITLGLVNKAMIALLYGDLFMRVLYKVRPYEKIQGSANTLYRKWVDKCKESVKSGSHSEFKKNIYSIVEDFDNLELNKVKKPKVGVVGEILVKFHPTANNNIVDVLEKEGAEAVVPDLTDFLLYCAYDAEFKYKYLAGSYKDNIVNKWAIKCIEYFRRHMRKALENSKRFTPPSDIEELAKYASKVLSIGNQTGEGWFLTAEMIELIRSGTKNIVCMQPFACLPNHVTGKGMIKELKRRYKGSNIAAIDYDPGASEVNQLNRLKLMLSVAFKSMENETPIRKQKEKLAPKAVLVQSGTK; from the coding sequence ATGAAAAATTTATTTCACGTAGGTCTTGATGTAGGTTCAACTACAGTAAAAATAGTTATATCAGATATTAAAGATAGTATAGTATATCATAAATATCAAAGGCATTTTTCTGATATAAAAAGTACTATAGCTAAAGTTATTAAAGATGCCTATGAAAAATTAAAGGATTCAAATATCACTGTAATGGTTACGGGTTCAGGTGGGTTATCTGTATCTAAGTGGCTTGACATACCATTTATTCAAGAAGTAGTAGCTTGTACTAATACTATAGAACAATTTATACCGGAGACGGATGTGGCAATAGAATTAGGTGGTGAAGATGCCAAGATAACATTTTTTGATGGTGGAATTGATCAAAGAATGAATGGAACTTGTGCAGGTGGAACAGGTGCATTTATAGACCAAATGGCATCTCTTCTTCAAACAGATGCACAGGGGCTAAATGAATTAGCTAAAAATTACAAAGTGATTTATCCTATAGCAGCAAGATGCGGGGTATTTGCTAAAACTGATATACAACCTCTTTTAAATGAGGGAGCTGCAAAAGAAGATATTGCAGTATCTGTATTTCAATCAGTTGTAAATCAGACAATAAGTGGACTTGCTTGTGGAAAAGTTATAAAAGGTAATGTGGCATTTCTAGGTGGACCACTATATTTTTTATCAGAACTTAGAAAAAGATTTATAGAAACTTTAAAGCTTACGGATAGTCAGGTGATTTTCCCTGAAAATCCTCAGCTGTTTGTGGCACTTGGAGCAGCTATTTCTTCTAAAAATGGGAAAGTTATTTCTGCTGAAAATTTAGTAGACAGGCTTCCTAATTTAAGCAATTCATTAGCAGATGAAATACAAACCATAAGGCCATTATTTAAAGATGAGAACGAATTAAATGAATTTAAGAAAAGACACAGTACCAGCGTGGTAAAAAGAGCAGAATTGAATACATTTAGAGGAAACTGCTATCTTGGAATAGATGCAGGCTCAACTACAACTAAGGCGGCACTTATAGATGAAGAAGGAAATTTACTTTATTCCTTTTATAAGGGTAATGAAGGCAGCCCTTTAAAGTCGTCTGTAAGAATATTGAAAGATTTATATAAAAAGATGCCTGAAGGTGCACATATAGTAAGTTCAGCAGTTACAGGTTATGGAGAAAATCTTATAAAAGCAGCACTGCATATAGATGTAGGTGAAGTTGAAACTATTGCACACTATAAGGCAGCAGAATTTTTCCAGCCTGGAGTAGATTTTATACTGGATATTGGTGGACAGGATATGAAGTGCTTGAAGGTTAAGGACAAGGTAATTGACAGTGTAATTTTAAATGAAGCCTGCTCATCTGGATGTGGATCTTTCTTAGAGACTTTTGCTAAATCACTTAATATGAGTGTAGAAGACTTTGCAAAAGCTGCGGAAACTTCTCAAAAACCTGTGGATTTAGGTTCCAGGTGTACTGTATTTATGAACTCGAGAGTTAAACAAGCTCAAAAGGAAGGAGCTTCAGTAGGGGATATATCTGCAGGACTTTCTTATTCAATTATAAAAAATGCTTTATTTAAAGTAATAAAGATGAGAAATTCAAAAGAATTTGGAGAAAAGGTAATAGTACAAGGAGGAACTTTTTATAATGATGCTGTACTTAGGGCCTTTGAAATCATATCTGACAGGGAAGTAGTAAGACCTGATATAGCGGGGCTTATGGGAGCATTTGGATCTGCAATTATTGCAAAGGAAAGACATCAGGCTGGGTGTGAAAGTACACTTTTAAGTGAAAATGAACTAGGCAATTTTACATCAGAAGTATCTATGAGAAGATGCGGAAAGTGTGCTAACAACTGTCTTTTAACTATAAACAAATTTTCTGACGGAAAAGAATTTATATCTGGAAACAGGTGCGAAAGAGGTGCAGGATTAGAGCGTAAAAGTCAAGATGTGCCTGATATTTTTGCCTATAAGTATAAAAGAATATTTAATTACATTCCTCTTAAAAAGAGTGAGGCAAAAAGAGGGATAGTAGGGATACCTCGAGTGTTAAATTTATACGAAAATTATCCATTTTGGTTTACATTTTTCACTGAGTTGGGATTTAGAGTAGAAATATCTTCCCGTTCATCAAAGAGAATTTACGAACTTGGAATAGAAACAATACCTTCTGAGTCAGTTTGCTATCCAGGAAAGATGGTTCACGGACATATAATGGATCTTATAAATAAAGGAGTAAATTTTATATTCTATCCATGTATACCTTATGAGAAAAAAGAACAAGAAAAGGCAGATAATAACTATAACTGTCCTATAGTAACGTCTTATCCTGAAGTTATAAAAAATAATATGGATATATTAAAGGAGAAAGATATCAATTTTAAAAATCCATTTTTGTCTTTGAATAATGAACCAAAGCTTGCAGATAGACTAGGGGAAGAACTTAAAGAGTTTAATATACCTCAAAAGGAAATATCCTCTGCAGTGGCAAAAGCTTTTGAAGAGAGTAGAAAGGTAAAAAATGATATAAGGTCAAAAGGTGAAGAAGTAATAAAATATCTTAAAGATACAGGTAAAAAGGGCATAGTACTTGCAGGAAGACCTTACCATATTGATCCGGAAATAAATCATGGTATACCTAACATAATAACATCTTATGGCATGGCAGTACTCACTGAGGATTCTGTGGCACACCTTGGAGTAGTAGAAAGACCTTTAAGGGTAGTAGATCAATGGGTATATCATTCTAGATTATATGCTGCGGCAAGTTTTGTGGCTAAACAGAACAATATAGAGCTTGTACAATTAAATTCCTTTGGCTGTGGATTAGATGCAGTAACTACAGATCAAACTCAGGAAATATTAAATAAATACGGAAAGATATATACAGTACTTAAAATTGATGAGGGTAGTAATTTGGGGGCTGTTAAAATAAGAATGCGTTCCCTTAAGGCAGCTATTGAAGAAAGAGATAAATCTGGTTTTAGACCTCATAAAGTTGGAACTGATTATAAAAAAGTACTGTTTACTGAAGAAATGAGGAAAAAGCATACTATATTATGTCCTCAGATGTCACCTATACATTTTCAATTTCTGCAGGAAGCTTTTAGGGCATCTGGATATAACCTGGAGGTACTACCTTCTGTAGATAAGAAAGCAGTAGATGAGGGACTTAAGTATGTAAATAACGATGCCTGCTATCCTTCCATAATAGTAGTTGGACAAATGATAGAGGCACTAAAGTCTGGAAAATATGACTTAAATAATACTTCTTTAATAATTTCTCAAACAGGGGGAGGATGCAGGGCTACAAACTATATAGGTTTCTTAAGAAAAGCACTTAGAGAAGCTGGTATGGAAAATATACCTGTAATATCCCTTAACACAGTGGGATTAGAAAAAAATCCAGGATTTAAAATTACCCTTGGACTTGTAAATAAGGCTATGATTGCGCTTTTATATGGAGACTTGTTTATGAGAGTGTTGTACAAAGTAAGGCCTTATGAAAAGATACAGGGATCTGCAAATACTCTTTATAGAAAATGGGTTGATAAATGTAAGGAGAGTGTTAAAAGTGGAAGTCACAGCGAATTTAAAAAAAATATATACAGTATAGTAGAAGACTTCGACAATCTTGAATTAAATAAAGTTAAAAAGCCTAAAGTTGGAGTAGTAGGGGAGATATTAGTTAAGTTCCATCCTACAGCTAACAACAATATTGTAGATGTTTTGGAAAAAGAAGGTGCGGAAGCAGTAGTTCCCGACTTGACAGATTTTCTTTTGTATTGTGCTTATGATGCTGAATTCAAATATAAATATTTGGCTGGAAGTTATAAGGACAATATCGTAAATAAATGGGCAATTAAATGTATTGAATATTTTAGAAGGCATATGCGAAAAGCTCTTGAAAATAGTAAAAGGTTCACTCCACCATCAGATATTGAAGAACTGGCAAAGTATGCTTCTAAAGTACTTTCTATAGGAAATCAAACAGGTGAAGGCTGGTTTTTGACAGCTGAAATGATAGAACTTATAAGAAGTGGAACAAAAAATATCGTATGTATGCAGCCTTTTGCGTGTCTGCCTAACCATGTAACAGGTAAGGGAATGATAAAGGAATTAAAGAGAAGATACAAGGGAAGTAATATTGCTGCTATAGACTATGATCCAGGAGCAAGTGAAGTAAATCAGTTAAATAGATTAAAACTTATGCTGTCTGTGGCATTTAAATCTATGGAAAATGAGACTCCTATTCGGAAACAGAAAGAGAAATTAGCACCTAAAGCAGTGCTTGTACAAAGTGGAACTAAATAA
- a CDS encoding ABC transporter ATP-binding protein: protein MSKLTVKDVFMNYHSLKGFTKALTNINFSVEEGEFLSIVGPSGCGKTTLLNIIAGLIKPSCGEIFIDNEPLASASSKLGYMFQRDHLFEWSSVWNNITLGIRIQHKSPDLYKDKLTSLLKNYGLMDFVNYYPDELSGGMRQKVALIRTLALNPEVLLLDEPFSALDYQTRLNISDEIFKILKREGKTVIMVTHDISEAISMSNRIVVLSKRPAKIKKIFDITFSESYNSPLKCREDPEFRIYFNSIWKELNY from the coding sequence TTGAGTAAATTAACAGTAAAAGATGTATTTATGAACTACCATTCACTTAAAGGATTTACTAAAGCTTTGACTAATATAAACTTTTCCGTAGAAGAAGGAGAATTTTTAAGCATAGTAGGTCCATCAGGTTGTGGAAAAACTACACTTTTAAATATAATAGCAGGTCTTATAAAACCTTCTTGTGGTGAAATATTTATAGACAATGAACCCTTAGCTTCTGCTTCCTCAAAACTTGGATATATGTTTCAAAGAGATCACCTATTTGAATGGTCCAGCGTGTGGAACAATATAACTCTTGGTATAAGGATACAACATAAATCACCAGACTTATACAAAGATAAGTTAACTTCTCTACTTAAAAATTATGGTCTCATGGACTTTGTAAATTATTATCCAGATGAACTATCGGGGGGCATGCGCCAAAAGGTTGCCTTAATAAGAACTCTTGCCCTAAATCCTGAAGTTCTACTTTTAGACGAGCCTTTCTCAGCACTAGATTATCAGACTAGATTAAATATAAGTGATGAAATATTTAAAATATTGAAGAGGGAAGGAAAAACAGTCATAATGGTAACCCACGATATATCAGAGGCTATATCTATGTCAAATAGAATAGTAGTACTTTCAAAAAGACCTGCTAAAATCAAAAAAATATTTGATATAACTTTCAGTGAATCTTATAATTCTCCTTTAAAATGCAGGGAAGATCCAGAATTCAGGATTTACTTTAACAGCATATGGAAGGAGTTGAATTATTAA
- a CDS encoding ABC transporter permease, which produces MLDYNKEHQIYINNIVTRKKKVILSRIIILIAFFALWEIAGDLGWIDPFLTSTPSRMWKNLIKLYAEGTLFRHIGITCYETILGFLLSTVLGTIIAILLWWSDFISDVLDPYIVVLNALPKIALAPIIIFWAGNGMSTIIVITILISVVVTIINVFHGFKTVDRDKIRLLKTFGASKLQILTYLIIPSSVPTLISALKINVGLSWVGVIMGEFLVAKEGLGFLIIYGGQISQLDTVMVSIIILSILAYLMYRAVELAEKKLTKIMLH; this is translated from the coding sequence ATGTTGGATTACAACAAGGAACACCAAATATATATAAACAATATAGTAACTAGAAAAAAGAAAGTCATATTAAGCAGAATTATAATTTTAATAGCTTTTTTTGCATTATGGGAAATAGCAGGCGACCTCGGATGGATAGATCCTTTTCTAACCAGTACTCCTTCTAGAATGTGGAAAAACCTTATAAAGCTCTATGCAGAAGGAACTCTATTTAGACATATTGGCATAACTTGTTATGAAACTATACTGGGATTTTTACTTAGCACAGTTCTTGGAACTATAATTGCCATACTTCTCTGGTGGTCTGACTTCATTTCAGATGTACTTGACCCTTATATAGTTGTATTAAATGCTCTTCCTAAAATTGCCTTAGCACCTATAATAATATTTTGGGCAGGGAATGGTATGTCAACTATCATTGTAATAACCATATTAATTTCTGTAGTTGTGACCATAATAAATGTATTTCATGGGTTTAAAACTGTAGATAGAGATAAAATCAGGCTTCTAAAAACTTTTGGAGCTTCAAAGCTACAAATTCTCACTTATCTTATAATACCTTCTTCAGTACCTACTTTAATATCTGCTTTGAAAATAAACGTAGGCCTGTCCTGGGTTGGCGTAATAATGGGAGAATTCCTGGTAGCAAAAGAAGGCCTTGGTTTCTTAATCATATACGGAGGCCAAATATCACAGTTAGATACAGTAATGGTTAGCATAATCATACTTTCAATTTTAGCTTATCTAATGTACAGAGCAGTAGAACTTGCAGAGAAAAAACTGACAAAAATAATGCTTCATTAA
- a CDS encoding EFR1 family ferrodoxin (N-terminal region resembles flavodoxins. C-terminal ferrodoxin region binds two 4Fe-4S clusters.), which produces MLGIYFSGTGNTKHCIELFVKELDSEAKCISIEDATVLDEINKSDFIVLAYPIYFSNLPKIVRNFILKNKSKFTGKKVFIIATMGLFSGDGAGCSARLLAKCGAEVVGGLHLKMPDCIGDEKALKKTIEQNKVIVKQAYIKIKRSANSLKNRHVTQEGIGILYHIAGLFGQRLWFYGKTKNYSDKLKINTEKCVGCGVCTKLCPMKNLSIVNQTAVQNGKCTMCYRCISNCPQQAITLLGKNLYEQCKIEKYL; this is translated from the coding sequence ATGTTAGGAATATATTTTAGCGGAACAGGTAACACAAAGCATTGTATTGAACTATTTGTAAAAGAACTTGACTCAGAAGCAAAGTGTATTTCCATTGAAGATGCTACAGTTTTAGATGAAATCAATAAAAGTGATTTTATCGTTTTGGCGTATCCGATTTATTTTAGCAATTTGCCTAAAATAGTGAGGAATTTTATTTTAAAGAATAAATCTAAATTCACTGGAAAAAAAGTTTTTATCATTGCAACCATGGGTTTGTTTAGTGGTGATGGTGCTGGCTGCAGCGCAAGGCTACTTGCAAAATGTGGTGCCGAGGTTGTTGGTGGACTTCATTTAAAAATGCCTGATTGTATAGGCGATGAAAAAGCATTAAAGAAAACAATAGAGCAAAATAAGGTTATTGTAAAGCAAGCGTATATAAAAATAAAAAGGTCCGCGAATAGTCTAAAAAACAGGCATGTCACACAAGAGGGAATTGGTATTCTCTATCACATTGCGGGTCTTTTTGGTCAAAGACTTTGGTTTTATGGTAAAACTAAAAATTATTCAGATAAGTTAAAAATCAACACTGAAAAATGTGTTGGTTGTGGGGTATGTACGAAGCTATGTCCCATGAAAAACTTGTCTATTGTAAATCAGACAGCGGTGCAAAACGGAAAATGCACTATGTGCTATCGATGTATCAGCAATTGTCCTCAACAAGCAATTACTTTGTTAGGGAAAAATCTATATGAGCAATGCAAAATAGAGAAATATCTCTGA
- a CDS encoding tetratricopeptide repeat protein — protein MSYFQEANEYYNDRDYKKAIDMYEKAIQIKDNEASSLYNSAVCFIKLKDYKKAINLLNSALNIKRESKYFFNLGYCYTMLKDNKKALIYFNNAWCLNNDDSDCEKAINSILKNYMTKSK, from the coding sequence ATGAGCTACTTTCAAGAAGCTAACGAATACTACAATGACAGAGATTACAAAAAAGCTATTGATATGTATGAAAAGGCAATACAAATAAAAGATAATGAAGCATCCTCACTGTATAATTCAGCAGTATGTTTCATAAAACTTAAAGATTATAAAAAAGCAATTAATTTATTAAATTCTGCCCTAAATATAAAAAGAGAAAGTAAATACTTTTTTAACCTTGGATATTGCTACACTATGCTAAAAGATAACAAAAAAGCCCTTATATATTTTAACAATGCATGGTGCCTGAATAATGATGACTCTGATTGTGAAAAAGCAATAAATTCCATATTGAAAAACTATATGACAAAATCAAAATAA
- a CDS encoding transglutaminase-like domain-containing protein: MKVNPITLMIGVIFLYPIIKGFLFKFSSNDLKLDIDDVSRSISFIISLIIGIYFGKKIFIQHDRGIYEKIYNLIPQNLTQYFDNNNFIVYAVLLPILIFICYRIIKLLLNLVNRIIFYPVLDSIDRFLRPKGNMFKRAAGMVFQLPKAICYALLVVFVLNIMSILNVSPKLSTYLEGSKPYKSICKEVVIPVTNSTIAKQLPNVINNSFKIVIRNANSNETKSVDQLDRVKNEANTVVYYNGVTLDEGVKSNSEINSLAKALASEGGNTDERAEMLYNWIGTNIGYDHEKANKVLNNEFNVKSGAIPTFYSRKGICFDYSCLYVAMARANNMKVRLITGEGFNGISWVSHAWNQVYIPEKSRWINVDTTFYKGGNYFDSRRFQLDHKDAQIAGEW; encoded by the coding sequence ATGAAAGTAAACCCTATAACTTTAATGATAGGGGTAATATTTTTATATCCCATCATAAAGGGATTTCTATTTAAGTTTTCTTCTAATGATTTAAAGTTGGATATTGATGATGTAAGCAGAAGTATTTCATTTATAATATCTCTGATAATAGGGATATATTTTGGTAAAAAGATATTTATACAGCATGATCGGGGTATATATGAAAAAATATATAATTTAATACCTCAAAATCTTACACAATACTTTGATAACAATAACTTTATAGTATATGCAGTTCTGCTTCCTATTCTAATATTTATATGTTATAGAATAATAAAATTACTTTTGAATTTAGTAAATCGTATTATTTTCTATCCAGTGTTAGATAGTATAGATAGGTTTTTGAGACCAAAGGGAAATATGTTTAAGAGAGCAGCAGGAATGGTATTTCAGCTGCCTAAGGCAATATGTTATGCTCTTTTAGTTGTATTTGTATTAAATATAATGTCTATATTAAATGTAAGTCCTAAATTGAGCACATACTTAGAGGGATCAAAGCCTTATAAGAGCATTTGCAAAGAAGTAGTTATTCCTGTTACCAATTCTACTATTGCAAAACAACTGCCAAATGTAATAAATAATTCTTTTAAAATAGTAATAAGAAATGCAAATTCGAATGAAACAAAGAGTGTAGATCAATTAGATAGGGTTAAAAATGAAGCCAATACAGTAGTTTATTATAATGGAGTTACTTTAGATGAAGGAGTAAAATCTAATAGTGAAATAAATAGTTTAGCTAAAGCACTTGCTTCAGAAGGTGGTAATACCGATGAAAGAGCAGAGATGTTATATAATTGGATAGGTACTAATATAGGCTATGACCATGAAAAAGCCAATAAAGTGTTAAACAATGAGTTCAATGTAAAATCAGGTGCAATCCCAACTTTTTATTCTAGAAAGGGAATTTGTTTTGACTATTCTTGTTTGTACGTAGCTATGGCTAGAGCTAATAACATGAAGGTAAGGCTTATAACTGGAGAGGGATTTAATGGAATAAGCTGGGTAAGCCATGCGTGGAATCAAGTATATATTCCTGAAAAAAGTAGATGGATAAATGTGGATACTACCTTTTACAAAGGGGGAAATTATTTTGACAGCAGGAGATTTCAACTTGATCATAAAGATGCACAGATAGCAGGAGAATGGTAG
- the recX gene encoding recombination regulator RecX has product MSNYTVTKIELQKKNKGRVNVYINEEFAFACSVELVYSYGISKGTSVDMNYLKSIIEEDNFIKCKSCALKIIEKVYKTEKQMKDKLAQKQYDENAISRTIKFLKEYKFIDDDKFTELYIKEKIYSQGKNKIRYSLIRKGISEDIISKKLDLIDEEQEEKAAFNIAQKKCIMLIKSEDNLRKVYEKLGNYLARSGYSFEKARTVSDKVIKKYAKLEDEKKESFQENMQEKRKDELYNLASKRYRIITKSETDRNKIYRRLGEYLLRRGYLWTDIKNTINELLKD; this is encoded by the coding sequence TTGAGTAATTATACAGTAACTAAAATTGAATTACAAAAGAAAAATAAAGGTAGAGTAAATGTATATATAAATGAAGAATTTGCATTTGCCTGCAGTGTAGAACTTGTGTATAGTTATGGCATATCAAAGGGAACGTCTGTTGATATGAATTATTTAAAAAGTATAATCGAAGAAGATAATTTTATAAAATGTAAAAGTTGTGCATTGAAAATTATAGAGAAAGTTTATAAAACAGAAAAACAGATGAAGGATAAATTAGCTCAAAAACAATATGATGAAAATGCTATTTCAAGAACTATAAAGTTTTTAAAAGAATACAAATTCATAGATGATGATAAGTTTACAGAACTTTATATAAAAGAAAAAATTTATTCTCAAGGTAAAAATAAAATAAGATATTCCCTCATTAGAAAAGGAATAAGTGAGGATATTATAAGTAAAAAATTGGACCTTATAGATGAAGAGCAGGAGGAAAAAGCTGCTTTTAACATAGCACAAAAAAAGTGTATTATGCTTATAAAAAGCGAAGACAACTTAAGAAAAGTATATGAAAAATTGGGAAACTACTTGGCAAGAAGCGGATATAGTTTTGAAAAAGCAAGGACAGTATCGGATAAAGTCATAAAAAAGTATGCCAAGCTAGAAGATGAGAAAAAGGAAAGTTTTCAAGAAAATATGCAGGAAAAAAGAAAGGATGAATTATATAATCTGGCAAGCAAAAGGTATAGGATAATAACTAAATCAGAAACAGATAGAAACAAAATATATAGGCGGCTTGGAGAATATCTTTTAAGAAGGGGGTATTTATGGACAGATATAAAGAATACGATAAATGAATTATTAAAGGATTAG
- a CDS encoding pitrilysin family protein, translated as MFDARQKVLPNGIKLITIKRDTYIAAFHAGIKIGAIYESVQEKGISHFIEHMLFKGTKSRDNKKLNNDLEILGGEYNAYTDNNSTVYSITSLREELEKSMEIISDMFINSIFPDEEIEKEREVILSEIKSSKDDIETYSFEKVNKLAFKKGPLRFDTAGDEEGVTKFTRKDLVEFYNNYYVPNNCFITVVSSYEHEEIYDLVWKYFKDWKYRKFTRNDIIIEQNIPCREVSYKKDIEQSTIVYLFTFYGLSKKEELALKILNHRFGESSNSILFRKLREEKGLAYDVYTDLDLTTGVKTLYIYTSVSEKNIKSAMDTIEKCIYKVKNEEIKFDDNTISLMKKILKTAVVFTLEDATDIGNYVLHQAIEGESIYKCVDDIDEIESITRENIYEVARTVLKDPTVHVLKRESKRSSFH; from the coding sequence ATGTTTGATGCTAGACAAAAAGTTTTACCTAATGGTATAAAACTTATTACTATAAAAAGAGATACTTATATAGCGGCTTTTCATGCTGGAATTAAAATAGGAGCTATATATGAAAGTGTTCAGGAGAAGGGTATATCACATTTTATTGAACATATGCTTTTTAAAGGTACTAAGTCTAGAGACAATAAGAAATTAAACAATGATTTAGAAATTTTGGGTGGAGAATATAATGCATATACAGACAATAATTCTACAGTGTATAGTATTACCTCATTAAGGGAAGAATTAGAAAAGTCTATGGAAATTATTTCCGATATGTTTATAAATTCTATATTTCCGGATGAAGAAATTGAAAAGGAAAGAGAAGTTATATTATCAGAAATAAAAAGCAGTAAAGATGATATAGAAACGTATAGTTTTGAAAAAGTAAATAAGTTAGCTTTTAAAAAAGGTCCATTAAGATTTGATACTGCAGGAGATGAAGAGGGAGTAACTAAATTTACAAGGAAAGATTTAGTAGAATTTTATAATAATTATTATGTTCCTAATAATTGTTTCATAACAGTAGTTTCTTCTTACGAACACGAAGAAATTTATGATTTGGTATGGAAATATTTTAAAGACTGGAAGTACAGAAAATTTACTAGAAACGACATAATAATTGAACAAAATATACCCTGTAGGGAAGTTTCTTATAAAAAAGATATAGAGCAGAGTACTATTGTGTATCTTTTTACTTTTTATGGATTAAGTAAAAAAGAGGAATTGGCACTTAAAATATTGAATCATAGATTTGGTGAAAGCAGCAATTCTATTTTATTTAGAAAACTAAGAGAGGAAAAAGGACTTGCTTATGACGTATATACGGATTTGGATTTGACTACGGGAGTAAAGACTTTATATATATATACTTCAGTCAGTGAAAAGAATATAAAATCTGCTATGGATACTATAGAAAAATGTATATATAAAGTAAAGAATGAGGAAATAAAATTTGATGATAATACTATAAGCTTAATGAAGAAGATATTAAAAACTGCAGTAGTATTTACCCTTGAAGATGCCACGGATATAGGAAATTATGTTTTACATCAGGCTATAGAAGGTGAAAGTATATATAAATGTGTCGATGATATAGATGAAATTGAAAGTATAACTAGAGAAAATATATACGAAGTGGCTAGGACTGTCTTAAAAGATCCAACGGTTCATGTTTTAAAAAGAGAATCTAAACGCAGCAGTTTTCACTAA